Proteins encoded in a region of the Vicia villosa cultivar HV-30 ecotype Madison, WI linkage group LG5, Vvil1.0, whole genome shotgun sequence genome:
- the LOC131604380 gene encoding uncharacterized mitochondrial protein AtMg00820-like: MAFVSQIEPSKVSQALEDDQWILAMQEELNQFERNDVWELVPNPGNKRIIGTKWVFKNKMDENGIITRNKARLVAQGYNQEEGIDFEETFAPVARLEAIRLLLAYACSLDFELFQMDVKSAFLNGIICRCC, encoded by the coding sequence aTGGCTTTTGTTTCACAAATAGAACCTTCCAAGGTATCTCAAGCACTAGAAGATGATCAATGGAttcttgccatgcaagaagagctaaatcaaTTCGAGCGAAACGATGTTTGGGAGCTTGTTCCTAATCCGGGAAACAAACGTATCATTGGAACCAAATGGGTATTCAAGAATAAGATGGACGAAAATGGTATAATTACTCGAAACAAGGCAAGATTAGTGGCACAAgggtacaatcaagaagaaggtatTGACTTTGAAGAAACCTTTGCTCCAGTAGCTAGATTGGAGGCAATTAGATTACTTCTTGCGTATGCATGCTCATTAGACTTTGAACTTttccaaatggatgtaaaaagtgcttTTCTCAATGGTATCatctgtagatgttgttga
- the LOC131604381 gene encoding uncharacterized protein LOC131604381 produces MSQSPSSKKPTPISETASGSRAPNVVSNQDVVLDVVPLNSVPSSDSARSHPRKMHARKSTGGSVPETFPVQGREGSTYVHNAIANIVTRILNEGHKVEGISVPLAQMPASDDDQGEHDEVSKDQENVETSASNDRTFADNDETHVVKDVETSAGNDKTPAAKDVETTEAVNAEPEKDEEVPVVPAEKDENPKVHDVVDLDDLEDPIDIADDDLISSISNRVKARKGKQVCDQQFLKPQVAPLKTAAKERVKRVSTEPAKSESKVTMKKRKERSVSATEDDVLSDVPDIPSKKKIAVTKSSTKVRDVPLDNIYLHYASNAIQWKFVYQRRLALERELANDALECQEIMKLIKDAGLMKTVSHFSKCYEMLVKEFIVNLSQDCGNGTTDDFHKVYVRRKCIDFSPAVINLYLGRDGKAQPELEVTDNEVCKEITGGTVKRWPIKSKLSVSSLNGRYALLHKIGAANWVPTNHTSTIAVGLGRFIYAVGTKTKFDYGSYIFDQTMRHAGTSATKLPIAFPSLICGIILKQHPGILKSKDTVCKRETALSFHYKLLQRSDDKTSAGTSQPRKSVTKALLIAELKETCQELENRKLKLENLIHSLEQSTDDDLVGDKNGANMDEDQEAEAEAEDAEAESAESESSDAAEETSSSSDDNSDGSSDEDSDGADD; encoded by the coding sequence ATGTCTCAGAGTCCTTCCTCAAAGAAACCTACTCCGATTtctgaaacagcatcaggttCTAGGGCACCAAATGTTGTGAGCAATCAAGATGTGGTACTGGATGTCGTGCCATTGAACTCTGTCCCTTCTTCCGATTCTGCTCGCAGTCatccaagaaagatgcatgcaagaaagtCTACCGGAGGATCTGTCCCAGAAACTTTTCCTGTCCAGGGTAGAGAAGGCTCGACATATGTTCATAATGCAATTGCAAACATTGTCaccagaatcttgaatgaaggacACAAGGTCGAAGGAATttctgttcctctagcccaaatgcCCGCTTCAGATGATGATCAAGGTGAGCATGATGAGGTAAGCAAAGATCAAGAAAATGTTGAGACTTCTGCTAGTAATGATAGGACATTTGCTGATAATGATGAGACGCATGTTGttaaagatgttgagacatctgctgGAAATGATAAGACCCCTGCtgccaaagatgttgaaacaACCGAGGCTGTCAATGCTGAacctgagaaagatgaagaggttCCTGTTGTTCCTGCTGAGAAAGATGAAAACCCTAAAGTACATGATGTAGTGGATCTTGATGATCTTGAGGATCCTATTGatattgctgatgatgacctcatTTCCAGCATCTCCAACAGGGTTAAGGCTCGTAAAGGAAAGCAAGTCTGTGATCAACAATTTCTCAAGCCACAGGTTGCTCCCCTGAAGACTGCTGCTAAAGAAAGGGTGAAGAGAGTTTCCACTGAACCTGCAAAGTCTGAAAGCAAAGTTActatgaagaagagaaaggaaagaagtgTTTCTGCCACAGAAGATGATGTCctaagtgatgtccctgacatcccttccaagaagaagattgctgtcaCAAAATCCTCCACAAAGGTTCGTGATGTCCCTTTGGATAATATTTACTTGCACTATGCATCAAATGCTATCCAGTGGAAGTTTGTTTATCAAAGAAGGTTGGCTCTAGAGAGAGAActagcaaatgatgctctggaatgtCAAGAGATCATGAAGCTCATCAAGGATGCAGGTTTGATGAAAACTGTTTCTCATTTTTCAAAAtgttatgaaatgcttgtgaaggaATTTATTGTGAATCTGTCTCAAGATTGTGGTAATGGCACAACTGATGATTTCCATAAGGTGTATGTTAGAAGAAAGTGTATAGATTTTTCTCCTGCTGTTATCAACTTATATCTAGGAAGAGATGGTaaagctcaacctgagcttgaggTGACTGACAATGAGGTCTGCAAGGAAATCACTGGTGGTACGGTTAAGAGGTGGCCTATTAAGAGCAAACTGTCTGTTAGTTCTCTTAATGGCAGGTATGCATTGCTGCACAAAATTGGTGCTGCTAACTGGGTACCTACCAATCACACTTCCACTATTGCTGTTGGCCTAGGAAGATTCATATATGCTGTGGGAACCAAGACAAAATTCGACTATGGCTCTTACATATTTGATCAAACCATGAGGCATGCTGGTACCTCTGCTACCAAGCTTCCCATTGCCTTCCCATCTCTGATATGTGGAATCATCCTCAAGCAACACCCAGGAATTCTGAAAAGTAAAGATACTGTGTGCAAGAGGGAGACTGCTCTGTCCTTTCACTACAAGCTGCTGCAGAGATCTGATGACAagacatctgctgggacatctcAACCCAGAAAATCTGTGACCAAAGCTCTCCTTATTGCTGAGTTAAAAGAGACGTGTCAAGAGCTGGAGAACAGGAAGCTGAAACTTGAAAATCTCATCCACAGTCTTGAGCAGTCTACAGATGATGATCTTGTTGGTGACAAGAATGGTGCCAATATGGATGAAGACCAAGAGGCTGAGGCAGAAGCTGAGGATGCTGAGGCTGAGAGTGCTGAGAGTGAGAGTAGTGATGCTGCTGAAGAGACTAGTAGCTCCAGTGATGACAATTCTGATGGGTCAAGTGATGAAGACAGTGATGGGGCTGATGATTAG